One window from the genome of Atribacterota bacterium encodes:
- a CDS encoding iron-containing alcohol dehydrogenase — MDSYRFLIPQMIYYGLGTLEGACDKLAKIGNKPLVITDKIMTDIGYADRVVNYMKKQKLEISLFNEVNTEPTDYYVEKGTNLFKENYCDFVIALGGGSPIDTAKAISLMVSNPGEIQDYMGLGKVKQNGPPIVAIPTTSGTGSEVTQFTIITDTKKDVKMLIGSEYLIPKIAINDPALTMSVPPNITAATGIDALTHAIEAYTSRRHQPLADNFALSSIKRISKYLRRAWANGDDEEARSEMMLAAMEAGMAFNNSSVTIVHGMSRPLGALFHIPHGISNAVLLPACLEYAIMGLPERFANIAKAMGVKDSNLSDLDFAKEGLILIKKLCEDVEIPSISGLGIDKNTFMKRLDKMATDALASGSPYNTARKPSKEDIIKIYEKSF, encoded by the coding sequence ATGGACAGTTATAGATTTTTAATTCCACAAATGATCTATTATGGTTTAGGAACATTAGAAGGTGCTTGTGACAAATTAGCGAAGATAGGCAATAAGCCATTAGTAATTACAGATAAAATCATGACTGATATAGGTTATGCTGACAGAGTAGTTAATTATATGAAAAAACAAAAGCTTGAAATATCTTTATTTAACGAAGTCAATACTGAACCTACCGATTATTATGTAGAAAAAGGAACAAATCTTTTTAAAGAGAACTATTGTGATTTTGTAATTGCTCTGGGTGGTGGAAGTCCTATAGATACAGCCAAAGCTATCAGTCTTATGGTGAGCAACCCAGGTGAGATTCAGGATTATATGGGGCTAGGAAAAGTGAAACAAAATGGACCTCCCATAGTGGCAATTCCTACTACCTCTGGCACTGGTTCTGAAGTTACTCAGTTTACTATAATAACTGATACAAAAAAAGATGTGAAAATGCTTATCGGAAGTGAGTATTTAATTCCAAAAATAGCCATTAACGATCCTGCTCTCACTATGTCAGTCCCTCCAAACATTACTGCTGCCACAGGAATTGATGCATTAACACATGCAATTGAAGCTTATACATCAAGACGTCACCAGCCTTTGGCAGATAATTTCGCCTTGTCATCAATCAAGAGAATTTCCAAGTATTTAAGAAGAGCATGGGCTAATGGTGATGATGAAGAAGCTAGAAGTGAGATGATGCTTGCGGCTATGGAAGCTGGTATGGCTTTTAATAATTCTTCTGTTACTATTGTTCATGGAATGTCGCGCCCACTGGGAGCATTGTTTCATATACCACATGGTATATCAAATGCAGTGCTTCTACCTGCTTGTTTGGAATATGCAATTATGGGCTTGCCAGAGAGGTTTGCAAATATAGCAAAGGCAATGGGAGTGAAAGATAGTAATCTATCAGATCTTGACTTTGCCAAAGAAGGTTTAATATTAATTAAAAAGTTATGTGAAGACGTTGAGATCCCTAGTATTTCAGGTTTGGGTATAGATAAAAATACCTTTATGAAACGACTGGATAAAATGGCTACTGATGCACTAGCCAGCGGTAGTCCCTATAATACAGCACGAAAACCCTCCAAGGAAGATATTATAAAAATATATGAAAAATCTTTTTAA
- a CDS encoding ABC transporter substrate-binding protein: protein MKKVILLIINVLFIFSCFFITSSCAGKESVPIGMAVEFMDHAASAYVSQYQGWFEEEGLNIDSYENYVTGMALASALGRGDIQAAYICLVPAINAYANAKVPIKIVAGTHKYGYGLVVDSNKVKSVQDLEKDGMRIGCVTEGGAVDVLLHKTINKYNLNKDKVLNNIQRMNPPKQLLALQMGRLDAAFLPEQWATMAENFNYHMLLMSQEVWPKMQGSVLVVKTELLEDYPEIVRKLVKVTKKATDWINQNPEKAAEIVAHQLSLDGEYTLPAQIKDIDMSMVEFSTDTLLKSMHRLDYNMDIDSATVQDTINFVAELGYIRDVFKVDEILDLRFLSE from the coding sequence ATGAAGAAAGTAATCTTGTTGATTATAAATGTATTATTTATTTTTAGTTGCTTTTTTATTACCAGCTCTTGTGCAGGAAAAGAAAGCGTGCCCATCGGAATGGCAGTAGAATTTATGGATCATGCTGCTTCTGCCTATGTCAGTCAATATCAAGGATGGTTTGAGGAAGAAGGCTTAAATATTGATTCATATGAAAACTATGTTACGGGCATGGCATTGGCTTCTGCCTTGGGGCGGGGAGATATTCAAGCAGCCTATATTTGTCTGGTTCCGGCAATCAATGCCTATGCCAATGCGAAAGTACCTATAAAGATTGTGGCAGGAACGCATAAATATGGATATGGATTAGTTGTTGACAGTAATAAAGTTAAGAGTGTGCAAGACCTTGAAAAAGATGGAATGCGAATCGGATGTGTTACAGAGGGAGGAGCCGTAGATGTACTTCTTCATAAGACAATTAATAAATATAATTTGAACAAAGATAAGGTATTAAACAATATTCAGAGGATGAATCCACCAAAACAGCTTTTAGCTCTTCAGATGGGAAGACTGGATGCTGCTTTTCTTCCCGAACAATGGGCTACTATGGCAGAAAATTTTAATTACCATATGTTGTTGATGAGCCAAGAGGTGTGGCCTAAAATGCAGGGAAGTGTTTTGGTAGTCAAAACAGAATTACTGGAAGATTATCCTGAAATAGTCAGAAAATTAGTAAAGGTAACCAAAAAAGCGACGGATTGGATTAATCAAAATCCAGAGAAGGCAGCTGAGATAGTCGCCCATCAGTTATCCCTGGATGGTGAATATACCTTACCAGCTCAGATAAAGGATATAGATATGAGTATGGTTGAATTTAGTACTGATACTTTATTAAAATCAATGCATAGATTAGATTATAATATGGATATTGATTCTGCAACCGTTCAGGATACAATAAATTTCGTTGCAGAATTAGGTTATATAAGAGATGTATTTAAGGTTGATGAAATATTAGATTTGAGGTTTTTGAGTGAATGA
- a CDS encoding ABC transporter ATP-binding protein: MPDIELKNISNYICKNINLKIWDKELFVLLGSNGAGKSTLLNIIAGLIDYQGTVFFGKEKIDKLNVKNRKIGYLFQDLHLFPHLNVFSNIAYSLKIEKKSHNDIKSRVEELLEMLRIEGLANRYPKQLSGGEKQRVALARALAFNPGVLLLDEPLNKIDLQSSKYFRIELKQIQKKLGITTVYVTHSLKEAEEVADRIAIMHQGNIEQIGKSEEIFFSPMNENVSEFIGRPNIFCCNNLINLGNGIAMADCQGLSVVIPNDNKKVNKIALLPQDIYISESLPPGPNINRFKGNIIDFNISNETARIKVKVGSITLLSELPYHLFKRMNLQKGKQVFLIFKLKNIKCLS; this comes from the coding sequence ATGCCAGATATTGAATTGAAAAACATTTCAAATTATATCTGTAAAAATATTAACTTGAAGATATGGGATAAAGAATTATTTGTTTTACTAGGTTCTAATGGTGCCGGAAAGAGTACTTTGTTAAATATTATTGCAGGTCTTATAGATTATCAGGGTACGGTTTTTTTTGGTAAAGAAAAAATTGATAAATTAAATGTTAAGAATAGAAAGATAGGCTACCTATTTCAGGATTTACACCTATTTCCCCATCTGAATGTTTTTTCTAATATTGCTTATAGCTTAAAGATTGAAAAAAAATCACATAACGATATAAAAAGTAGAGTTGAAGAATTATTAGAAATGTTAAGGATTGAAGGTTTAGCAAATCGTTATCCCAAACAGTTAAGCGGGGGAGAAAAACAGCGAGTGGCTCTGGCAAGAGCTTTAGCTTTTAATCCAGGGGTATTGCTCTTAGATGAGCCATTAAATAAAATTGATCTGCAATCATCGAAATATTTCCGAATAGAATTAAAGCAAATACAAAAAAAATTAGGAATTACAACTGTCTATGTAACCCATAGCTTAAAGGAAGCAGAAGAAGTTGCTGATAGAATAGCAATTATGCACCAAGGCAATATAGAACAGATTGGAAAATCGGAAGAAATATTTTTTTCTCCCATGAACGAGAATGTATCCGAATTTATTGGCAGGCCCAACATCTTTTGTTGTAATAACCTTATTAATTTAGGTAATGGAATAGCAATGGCAGATTGTCAAGGTTTATCTGTGGTCATTCCTAATGATAATAAAAAGGTAAACAAAATTGCTCTATTACCTCAGGACATATATATTTCTGAATCTCTCCCTCCCGGTCCTAATATAAATAGATTTAAGGGGAATATTATTGATTTTAATATAAGTAATGAAACTGCAAGGATAAAAGTAAAAGTAGGGAGTATAACATTATTGTCAGAATTGCCTTACCATCTATTTAAAAGAATGAACTTACAAAAAGGTAAACAAGTATTTCTAATTTTTAAATTAAAAAATATAAAATGCCTATCATAA
- a CDS encoding ABC transporter permease — MIFSKVFKSILGIFPIIIFLILWELMARMHLISGKFFLPPFSMVVSEFYNLTVSGILGKSFISSLSRVLIGFSLGTVAGIVFGILTGWNYLLDRTLSPIISLVYPIPALGWLPLLMLWLGIGEILPITIIFICSFFPILYNTSTGIKTVDKNYIRVAKTLGASDKKILFSVVIPLALPNIFTGLRLESGMAWRVIIAAEMVAIPTGIGALMMRAESLMRIDIIIVCLIILAMMCFLFERFFIFLEMIFTSKWR; from the coding sequence ATGATTTTTTCAAAAGTATTTAAATCTATATTGGGAATTTTCCCGATAATTATTTTTTTAATATTATGGGAATTAATGGCAAGAATGCATTTAATATCTGGAAAATTTTTTCTCCCCCCTTTTTCTATGGTAGTTTCTGAGTTTTATAACCTTACTGTAAGCGGGATTTTAGGAAAAAGTTTTATAAGTAGTCTTTCGCGTGTTTTGATTGGATTTTCTTTAGGTACTGTTGCTGGAATTGTTTTTGGTATTTTAACCGGCTGGAATTATTTACTTGATAGAACATTAAGTCCTATTATAAGCCTGGTATACCCTATTCCGGCCTTAGGTTGGCTACCCCTTTTGATGTTATGGTTAGGAATAGGTGAGATATTGCCTATTACTATTATATTTATTTGTTCATTTTTCCCTATTCTCTATAATACTTCAACTGGCATTAAAACAGTAGATAAAAATTATATCCGAGTTGCCAAAACCCTAGGGGCTTCTGATAAGAAAATACTATTTTCCGTGGTTATTCCTTTGGCCTTACCAAATATTTTTACCGGGCTAAGGTTAGAATCCGGAATGGCTTGGCGAGTAATTATTGCTGCTGAAATGGTTGCCATTCCAACGGGGATAGGTGCTTTAATGATGCGTGCGGAGAGTTTGATGCGAATAGATATTATTATTGTCTGTTTAATAATCCTGGCTATGATGTGTTTTCTATTTGAAAGGTTCTTTATATTTTTAGAAATGATATTTACAAGTAAGTGGAGATGA
- a CDS encoding aldehyde ferredoxin oxidoreductase family protein encodes MISRRILEIDLTEQHFHELELNENEWRKYLGGSGIAAKYLYQHLDLNIPPLHPDNPLLFFPGLLTGIPIPTASKTSICGRSPLTGIWNEAIVGGHWGATLKKNGYGGIVIKGRAIHPIYLLIDKDGVTFEDARQLWGLDTYETSKNIKKIYPQVQIASIGQAGEKMISISSIVIDAPHSRLAGRGGLGAVMGSKNLKAIAVKMEKKSIDINDKEGLTRIIQEATPSVRKYTQGLHDFGTGGSVEAREYTGDLPIKNFAQSRWEGAGKTTGQIIANTIFKKHYACFACPISCGKEVNFNKEIIHGPEYETFSAFGSNLLNEDLNSIVLMNDLCNRYGIDTISLGVTIAFAIEAYEKGLLKKRDLHAIELRWSNPEAFIKITHQVAKNEKLGKLIGQGVKALSYQLKDNSSNYAIHTKGLEIPMHDPRAYTGMALSYATANRGGCHLESLSYMIESGIPAPELGFDEQHKLDPHSSEGKADLVVKLQDYMNVFNALGLCKFLLAGRIGPKIVCEWINRVTGWDMDQKELMIIGQRLHNLKRLYNVELGITRKDDTIPSRLLHLTRNDGLAAGVLPELDLMLKEYYQIREWDDSGVPKVDKIKELGLSTI; translated from the coding sequence ATGATAAGCAGAAGAATATTAGAAATAGATTTGACTGAGCAACATTTTCATGAACTTGAATTAAATGAAAATGAATGGAGAAAATATTTGGGTGGTAGTGGTATTGCTGCCAAATATCTCTATCAACATTTAGATTTAAATATCCCACCTTTACATCCTGATAATCCTCTCCTTTTCTTCCCTGGTCTCTTGACAGGTATTCCCATTCCAACGGCTAGCAAAACCTCTATCTGCGGACGTTCCCCTCTTACTGGCATATGGAATGAGGCAATAGTTGGCGGTCATTGGGGAGCAACCTTAAAGAAGAATGGTTATGGAGGTATAGTTATTAAAGGCAGAGCGATTCATCCAATATATCTTCTGATTGATAAAGATGGAGTAACTTTTGAAGATGCCCGTCAATTATGGGGATTAGATACCTATGAAACCTCAAAGAATATTAAAAAAATTTATCCCCAGGTACAGATTGCTTCCATTGGACAAGCAGGGGAAAAGATGATTTCTATTTCGTCAATTGTAATTGATGCCCCACATTCACGTCTAGCTGGTAGAGGTGGTTTAGGAGCAGTAATGGGATCAAAGAATCTTAAAGCTATTGCAGTAAAGATGGAGAAAAAATCTATTGATATAAATGATAAAGAAGGATTGACGAGGATTATACAGGAAGCAACTCCATCTGTTCGAAAATATACCCAAGGTTTACATGATTTTGGGACTGGTGGTTCAGTTGAAGCAAGAGAATATACCGGTGATTTACCTATTAAAAACTTTGCTCAAAGCCGTTGGGAAGGAGCTGGTAAAACCACCGGACAAATCATTGCTAATACTATTTTTAAAAAACATTATGCTTGCTTTGCCTGTCCCATTTCTTGCGGTAAGGAAGTAAATTTTAATAAAGAAATAATACATGGTCCAGAGTATGAAACCTTTAGTGCTTTTGGTTCAAATTTGCTAAACGAAGATCTAAATAGCATTGTACTTATGAATGATCTCTGTAATCGCTATGGTATTGACACCATATCACTGGGTGTGACCATTGCTTTTGCTATTGAGGCTTATGAAAAAGGTCTTTTAAAAAAGAGAGACTTACATGCAATAGAATTAAGGTGGTCAAATCCAGAAGCTTTTATTAAGATTACCCATCAGGTAGCTAAGAATGAAAAGTTAGGAAAACTTATCGGGCAGGGAGTAAAGGCTTTATCATATCAACTCAAGGATAACAGCTCAAATTACGCTATTCATACAAAAGGTTTAGAAATTCCCATGCATGATCCACGTGCTTATACCGGTATGGCCTTAAGTTATGCTACGGCTAATCGTGGAGGATGCCATCTTGAATCATTAAGTTATATGATTGAGTCTGGTATACCAGCACCCGAGCTAGGATTTGATGAACAACACAAGTTAGATCCACATAGTAGTGAAGGTAAAGCTGATTTAGTGGTAAAGCTACAGGATTACATGAATGTGTTTAATGCGCTTGGTCTCTGTAAATTCCTGCTTGCTGGTAGGATTGGACCTAAAATTGTCTGTGAATGGATTAATAGAGTCACCGGATGGGATATGGATCAAAAAGAATTAATGATAATTGGGCAAAGGTTGCATAATCTTAAACGCTTATATAATGTAGAACTGGGTATTACTAGAAAAGATGATACCATTCCCTCACGGTTGTTACATCTTACTAGAAATGATGGCTTAGCAGCTGGTGTATTACCTGAATTAGATCTAATGTTGAAAGAATATTATCAGATTAGAGAATGGGATGATAGTGGCGTCCCAAAAGTGGATAAGATAAAAGAACTTGGACTCTCTACCATTTAA
- a CDS encoding IclR family transcriptional regulator — MKNESDYYIESIKRAIQILNSFTLEEKELRVTELSHRLKLHKSTIHRILVTLASEGVVVKNPDNQKYSLGMSLFRWGSIVQQQMELRKYALPIMENLAKKTKECIYLNVILGRRRISVERVESSHEVRRIIRLGESLPLYTGGSGKVILANLPDEEIKKFLKEEQLIPYTKNTITDPEKLLENLKGIREKGYAIAVGERVMGATTIGAPIFDYANKIVASLTISGPTERFTEKKIPLFISLVKEAAEKISVSLGYQPKD, encoded by the coding sequence ATGAAAAATGAATCAGATTATTACATTGAGTCAATAAAAAGAGCGATACAAATACTTAATTCATTTACACTTGAAGAAAAAGAGCTTAGAGTTACTGAATTAAGCCATAGATTAAAATTACATAAAAGTACTATCCATCGTATTTTAGTAACTTTAGCGAGTGAAGGAGTAGTAGTTAAAAATCCGGATAATCAAAAATATAGTCTTGGTATGTCCTTATTTAGATGGGGAAGCATTGTCCAACAGCAAATGGAGCTCAGAAAATACGCCCTTCCCATAATGGAGAATCTTGCTAAAAAAACAAAAGAATGTATTTATTTAAATGTTATTTTGGGTAGACGGAGAATTAGCGTTGAAAGGGTTGAAAGCTCCCATGAGGTTAGAAGAATAATAAGATTAGGTGAAAGCCTACCTTTGTATACTGGTGGTTCTGGCAAGGTTATATTAGCTAATTTGCCAGACGAAGAAATTAAAAAATTTTTAAAGGAAGAACAGTTGATTCCTTATACAAAAAATACTATTACTGATCCAGAAAAACTGTTAGAAAACCTTAAAGGAATTCGAGAAAAAGGTTATGCAATTGCTGTTGGAGAAAGGGTAATGGGTGCAACAACTATCGGCGCTCCCATTTTTGATTATGCGAATAAGATAGTTGCTTCGCTAACTATTTCAGGTCCCACTGAACGTTTTACTGAAAAGAAAATTCCATTATTTATAAGTTTAGTGAAAGAAGCGGCTGAGAAAATATCAGTTTCACTAGGTTATCAACCAAAAGATTAA